The stretch of DNA CAGGACGCGAGTTAGTCACTGAGCTCTTCACTTCCGCGCGCTGTCTGCCCACGATGATCGCTGATTCCGAGGTCTGACGACGGCGTTATGTCGCAAGCGATTCTCGCGCAGGCGCGGCGGGGCGGTTGGAATCTGATCTTCGACGCCGACGATACGTTGTGGGACTCGAACGTTCACTTTCTCGAGGCCCAGTCGGCTTTCTTCATGGCGCTGCGTGAGGCCGGACTCGATGACGCGACGCGCATCTACGCGGCCATCCGCTCTCACGAACTCTCGATCATCGAGGAGATCGGCTATGGCCGCCGACCTTATGTTATGGCGCTCCGGCGGGTGGCCGAAGAATTGATCGAACCTGAGTTACACCTACGGGTTCAACCTCTGGTTGAAAAGATTGGCGCGGCGCTGCTCGAACGCCACTGCGAGTTGATGCCGGGGGTTGCCGCGACGCTCGCCGAACTCGCATCGCGTCATCGACTGATTCTGTTTACCAAAGGGCAACCCGACGAGCAGATGGCCAAGCTTGAGCGCTCCCGGCTGCGCGGATTTTTCAGCCGCGTCGGCGTGCCGCGCGAAAAAGATGCGGCGGCCTACGAGCGCCTCGTCGCGCAGGCCAATCTCGATCCGGCGCGTACAGTGATGATCGGCAACAGCCCGCGCTCCGACATCAATCCAGCGATTCGCGCCGGTCTGCGCGCCGCAGTCTACATCCCGCACGCGCAAACCTGGGACCTGGAACAGGAGGAGCTTGCGGCGGACGCGCGGATCCTGACCGTGCCCAGCTTCCCACATCTGACCGAACTGTTCTAAGATGCCATCACATGAGTACGAAACTAAAGCTTGTGGCGGACGGCCAAAAGCGCCGCCGCCGTGAGCCTGGCGCTGTCCCGCCGCGCAAGCCGCCGATCCCGCTGCGCCCGCTCCATCGGATGTGGCGCAAGACGATCGATGGCATCGAAGTGGCGGCGACCAACCTGCCAGTACGGCAGTTGCCGCCTGGATTAACGGGCTTGGTCGCATGTCAAATCAGCGACCTTCACGTCGATCGCGACGAAGATCTCGCGCGCCTTGAAGCGGCGGTCAAGGCGATCAATCGCCAGCAACCTGATCTGGTTTTTTTGACGGGGGACTATTTTTCCGGCGGCGATACGATGCGCCGCTATGCCGACGGTTTCCGGCGCGCGCTCGCCAGCCTCAATCCGCGCGTGGGCCTCTTTGCGATTCTCGGCAATCATGACCATTGGGCCTCGGCCAGCGTCGTGGGTGACGCGCTCAAGCGCGCCGGCGCGCGGTTGCTGGCGAATGAACATCAGCGCGTAGTGATTCGCGGCGACCATCTGGTCGTGGTCGGGATCGACGACTTGTGGGCGCGCAAGGCTGAACCGACGCGCGCCTTTCGCGGCCTGGCTCCCGACGAGTGCACGATCGTGCTCGCGCATAACCCGGATACTGCTCTGTACGCGCGTCATCTCGCGCCGGGCGTGATGCTCTCCGGCCACACGCACGGCGGCGTCGTGCGCATCCCTTACTACGGCTCGCCGATCCGCTCGATCCTGCGCATCGGCAAAAAGTTTTACGCCGGTTTGAATCGCTACAATGAATTCTACATCTATACGAATCGCGGACTCGGGACCTTCTGGCTGCGGATTCGCATCAACTGCCGCCCCGAGGTCTCGCGCTTCTCGCTGGCGATGCTAGAGGAGGGCGCCGGCTCGGAGGCCGCGGCGATCGAGCCTCCGCGTCGACCGCGGCGCGCCCGCGCCTCCGCATGATTGTAAGGGTGTGGGTCTGCTGAGGAGTTTCGCCCAACCTGACGCCTCACTCCTCTCCGAGCAACGGCGCCAATGGCTAGTGTCGACGCAGAGGAAGAAAGAGTTGACCGTCCCTCGCGGCTTCCGCAGGCTCCGCAATTGCGAGCTCGGCCGTAAGCTTCGGAAAGCGGAGCCTTCCCGCCTCGAGATAGCGAGACTCCAATTCGAATGCGAGCCATCGCCTTCTAAGCTGATCGCATACAGCTCCGGTCGTGTTTGAGCCGGCGAAAATGTCCACAACCAGATCGCCTTCATCAGTCAGAAAGTTGATAAAAAACTCTGGAAGCTGCGGCGGAAAACGAGCCGGATGCGGTTTGAGCCCAGCTTGCGCGCAAAGCTTAAGATATGTGCCGTTCGAATCATTGTTGCCCTGGACAATTAGGTTCGAACAAATCGCTCCCCCCTGATCACGTCCCCATTTCTGGGTGACGTTGTGCCCGGAAGGTCTTTGCTTCGCGCGGTAACCCTTCTGTATCAAGCGCTCCATGTCCCGGCTGTAGGGAACCAGTACTCTCCGGTTATCGGCATTCGGGTTAGGCGTTTTCGAGAGCCACCAGAGACAGTTGACGGAATCCTTGACTCGTATCCGACGGACAGTGACCCATTCAGCCGGCGCCGGCATCTTGCCGGGATTGTGCCAGTAGAACTCCTGCGCCAAATAAAAGTCGAGATCTTCGACTAACGAAATCAACAGCTTGAAGTGATAGAGCGATCTTGTCGGCCGGCCCGGCTCGTACGCTCCGCCAAGATCGATGACGAAGCTCCCATCCTCTGTGAGAACCCTTTTCACTTCCCGCGCGAACTCCAGGAACCACGGAATGTAATCGATCTGATCCTTGTTCCCGTATTCCTTCTTGAAGTGGAGTGCAAAAGGTGGAGAGGTGAGCACCAAGCTTACGCTCGCATCCGGCAATTCTCGCAGAAGCAGATGGGAATCGCCCACGTACGCTGCGCCAAGACCTGTCGCATATAGCGCCTTCTTCTTGAATGCCGGAAGACCGGAGGCGGAAATCGGTTTCTTCATATCGGACAGACTATGAGTATTGCCATGACGATGGCTTTGTCAACCTTTCACATCCTGGGTGGCCATAATAAAATCGTCGAACCAATATTTGTCGTCGCCCATGAGGGGTACGGACTGCATAACCTTGAGCACCTTGGGGTCCTCATCGCGCCGCGCGAGGCGACGCGCCGCGATAAAGCGAAATCTCCACTCGCCGGTCAGATTAAACGTGCACGCGGCCAGCAGGTCGAAATAGTCCGCCAAGTAGCCTCGGGTTTTTCGCCCCGCCTTATCTAAGCCCCCGCGGGTCTTTTGAATCTCGACCTTGCATCCGCGTTGCGCGGAGAAATTTTTACCACTCCGGAGATTCTTGCACTCGACGCGAAGTTTTTGTCTATCTTGCATCAGAAGTTCGAAATCGGGTAGCCCATCCGCGTCGTGCCACTGAATCGAGATAATCTGGCCGTCTGCGCGTAATCGTTCGAAATGGCGATACAGATAGAGCTCGGCCAGTTTCCCTTTGACGTCAACCTGAGCACGGAACCCGCGCTCGATCGCCTCCAAGATATCTTTCGCCGGAGCGTTGAATTTTCTCTCCAATGGATGGGAGGAGGAGGTCACCGCCGATCCTCTCTCAGAAGGACATCCAGGGTGACACCAAAGGCTCGGGCGATATCCGCCAGTACAGTCAGAGTTGGATTGCGCTCGCCGCGCTCGATCCCCCCAATATAAGTTGGATGCTTTTTAGCTTTGGACGCTAACTCCTCTTGGGTCCAGCCACGTCTGACCCTGAGCGTCCGCACCCGTCGGCCCAACGTGCCTTGGATAGCCTTCATTTCACGTCAGAAGGCTAGGCCAAGCAGCTCTCACGCTCCACAGACGATGAGTATTGTAGAAGACGATAAGTATTGTCTGGTGGGGTTGCGGAGCGCGGCGCGCGGCGAACGCGTAGCACCTCAGGATGGGCACACACGAGCGACGCGCTCAGATTCTCTACCAACCGCCGCGTCTCCGCCTGATCGTAAAGGTGCGGTTTAACTGCTGACCGGTTTCACACCCGCCTGCCACTCCTCGATATAATGCCGCTCTAGCCGAATGGATTATCGGACGCGACGGTCAGACCTTTCACCGCCGCCAGCAGATCCTGATACGCCGTCGCCTTTCCCGTTAGCGTCCGGTAGTTCGTCGAGAGGGTAGCGCCGGCAGCCTCTACGATTTGCGGAATAGTGAACCCAAGCGAGCGCATCCAGTAGACGTAAACGATGGCGCATCCGGTGGATACACCATCCTGATCGGTTTGCTCGGTTTTGCTGACCCAGTCGGGGAAACCAGCCTGGGCCCAAGCCGGCCCGGTAACAAACCCATCCAGTGTGCCCGCCGGCGTCTCCTGTTCGGCGCAAAAGCGCGACAGGCCCTCGCCATTGCTGAAGCCGCAACCCCATCCGCCGCCCTGCGCACCCATGAAGCACTCGCTCAATTCGGCAACGTAAAGCCCGATCTCCAGGTTCAGGGGATTGACGGCCGTAGTTGCAAACGTCGCATCGAGGTACAGAACGCTGCCTGACGCGAAGTCACAACCATAATGATATGCGCCGCCGGACCCATCGTTGTTTCCGCTCAGCGGCGCGATGAGGACCTCGACGGGAGCCCCAGCAATACCGAAGAACCTTTGCATATCGTCGTAGGGGCCGGTGACAGCATTCAGCAACTGTTGGGCAAGGTTCAATCCTTGAGCGCCGAGCGCGGCGTCATACGCGACTGTGATATTACCGCTAACCCCCACTTGGGTAGCGGGGTAGTCGAGACCTGTACGCCTGGCCGCAGCAATCTGCTCAGGGGTGCGCGCCTTGCGTTTTCCGCCGGCGG from Candidatus Binataceae bacterium encodes:
- a CDS encoding site-specific DNA-methyltransferase codes for the protein MKKPISASGLPAFKKKALYATGLGAAYVGDSHLLLRELPDASVSLVLTSPPFALHFKKEYGNKDQIDYIPWFLEFAREVKRVLTEDGSFVIDLGGAYEPGRPTRSLYHFKLLISLVEDLDFYLAQEFYWHNPGKMPAPAEWVTVRRIRVKDSVNCLWWLSKTPNPNADNRRVLVPYSRDMERLIQKGYRAKQRPSGHNVTQKWGRDQGGAICSNLIVQGNNDSNGTYLKLCAQAGLKPHPARFPPQLPEFFINFLTDEGDLVVDIFAGSNTTGAVCDQLRRRWLAFELESRYLEAGRLRFPKLTAELAIAEPAEAARDGQLFLPLRRH
- a CDS encoding metallophosphoesterase, whose protein sequence is MSTKLKLVADGQKRRRREPGAVPPRKPPIPLRPLHRMWRKTIDGIEVAATNLPVRQLPPGLTGLVACQISDLHVDRDEDLARLEAAVKAINRQQPDLVFLTGDYFSGGDTMRRYADGFRRALASLNPRVGLFAILGNHDHWASASVVGDALKRAGARLLANEHQRVVIRGDHLVVVGIDDLWARKAEPTRAFRGLAPDECTIVLAHNPDTALYARHLAPGVMLSGHTHGGVVRIPYYGSPIRSILRIGKKFYAGLNRYNEFYIYTNRGLGTFWLRIRINCRPEVSRFSLAMLEEGAGSEAAAIEPPRRPRRARASA
- a CDS encoding HAD family hydrolase, with protein sequence MSQAILAQARRGGWNLIFDADDTLWDSNVHFLEAQSAFFMALREAGLDDATRIYAAIRSHELSIIEEIGYGRRPYVMALRRVAEELIEPELHLRVQPLVEKIGAALLERHCELMPGVAATLAELASRHRLILFTKGQPDEQMAKLERSRLRGFFSRVGVPREKDAAAYERLVAQANLDPARTVMIGNSPRSDINPAIRAGLRAAVYIPHAQTWDLEQEELAADARILTVPSFPHLTELF